From the genome of Anticarsia gemmatalis isolate Benzon Research Colony breed Stoneville strain chromosome 13, ilAntGemm2 primary, whole genome shotgun sequence, one region includes:
- the LOC142977471 gene encoding dnaJ homolog subfamily C member 28: MNKTTFSLIRINQVLPISFHPISVHTKTITTKSAEKKIAECYQTLNIPLDSKQDAVRRAFLELAKKYHPDSGSPEANMDKFVLVENAFRTLTKHNTGKSDKEEVERIIYDIQHTAPQHRQYLSYEGYGHGTPFQRQKQYTQARAQKAAINVMEHRIEKAVAAENTLMKKGQHGKKHDIKTKYGFDRLVEDLIQESMSKGEFENLSGKGKPLKSQNSNPYVDFTTHKLNEVLINNGFTPEWITMSKEIDQDIDLLKKEVASERMYLGPFPLKDNDIAKWERIYQSNKELAQSINTKINTFNLIVPLMNKQKFHVEFDKMCKEILENGVHSVVREEKQKTQVIHDEVKTDNDDLFGMLFKALGEMLSFKEKKKV; this comes from the exons atgaacaaaacaaCCTTCTCCTTGATACGCATAAACCAAGTACTACCGATAAGTTTTCATCCAATTTCCGTTcacacaaaaacaataacaacgaAGTCTGCAGAAAAGAAAATTGCC GAATGTTATCAAACGTTAAACATACCATTAGATTCGAAGCAAGATGCGGTCCGTAGAGCATTCCTGGAGCTTGCCAAGAAGTACCACCCGGACTCAGGGTCCCCGGAGGCTAATATGGACAAGTTTGTGTTAGTGGAGAATGCATTCAGGACCCTGACGAAACATAACACTGGGAAGAGTGACAAGGAGGAGGTTGAGAGGATCATTTATGATATCCAA CACACAGCACCTCAACATCGCCAATACTTAAGTTACGAAGGTTATGGCCATGGTACCCCCTTCCAACGCCAAAAGCAGTACACCCAAGCTCGTGCCCAGAAAGCAGCTATTAACGTCATGGAACACCGCATAGAAAAAGCAGTGGCTGCAGAAAACACACTTATGAAGAAAGGCCAACATGGCAAGAAACATGATATCAAAACTAAGTACGGTTTTGACCGATTGGTGGAAGATTTGATACAAGAGTCTATGTCTAAGGGAGAGTTTGAGAACTTAAGTGGTAAAGGAAAACCTTTAAAGAGTCAGAATAGTAATCCATATGTGGATTTTACAACTCATAAGTTAAATGAG gtgctaataaacaatgGATTTACTCCAGAATGGATAACAATGAGCAAAGAAATAGACCAAGATATAGACTTGTTAAAGAAGGAAGTTGCATCAGAGCGCATGTACTTAGGCCCGTTTCCTTTAAAGGACAATGACATAGCCAAATGGGAGAGAATATACCAGAGTAACAAAGAACTAGCACAATCTATTAATACaaagataaatacatttaatttaattgtacctTTGATGAATAAACAGAAGTTTCATGTTGAATTTGATAAGATGTGTAAAGAGATCTTAGAGAATGGAGTCCATTCGGTTGTAAGGGAAGAAAAACAGAAGACCCAAGTGATTCATGATGAAGTGAAAACCGATAATGATGATTTATTCGGTATGTTGTTTAAAGCATTAGGTGAAATGCTAAGTTTCAAGGAAAAGAAGAAGGTATGA
- the LOC142977686 gene encoding ankyrin repeat domain-containing protein 13B isoform X2, whose translation MALSVDEIVKRYPIHWLVWNNQHEELKNALGANKYTQDEIEAKDCRGRTPLLLAVTLGHIDSVRALIDAGADVNCEKDGWTAVQEATATGNPELLSLVLSRRDYQRHVLRSGGIPDLLRRLSLAPDFYVEMKWEFTSWVPLVSRMCPFDTYKVYKRGGNVRVDTTLIGFENNRWQRGDRTYIFRGQDAGRTASLMELDHELGTVWCEYLEPLEGLREWPAPPPHVIDARLSAPLAINYLDTDKISFERNKSGIWGWRQDKTESVNGYECKVFSANNVELVSKTRSEHVPASARRPPSRAPLAGLLALADSDQPTSPLLTPDREDTPRSSRSREDLSSFNPVTWEEYFSEEPLERDIGRPKELATKVQKFRATLWLCEDYPLELQEQIMPILDLMAAISSPHFAKLKDFIQMQLPAGFPVKIEIPLFHVLNARITFGNIFATETPVPYIGSIQEGSRLSCVVDDLCFGVGRGYRSAAPDDRLCADDEEGLLQYAIQQSLMDGATHDDQVDVWEALRGARPASPQPPRASPNQMLAHEERQLQRSPLRFK comes from the exons ATGGCATTATCAGTGGATGAAATTGTGAAACGTTATCCAATTCACTGGTTAGTTTGGAATAATCAGCATGAAGAGCTGAAGAACGCGCTGGGTGCTAATAAG TACACACAAGATGAAATCGAAGCCAAAGACTGTCGAGGCCGGACGCCACTGCTGCTAGCAGTCACACTAGGCCACATAGACTCGGTGCGAGCGCTCATTGATGCTGGTGCTGACGTCAACTGTGAAAAGGATGGGTGGACAG CGGTCCAAGAGGCTACAGCGACCGGTAACCCGGAGCTGCTCTCGCTGGTGTTATCGCGGAGAGACTATCAGCGCCACGTACTACGTTCAGGAGGCATCCCCGACCTGCTGCGGCGGCTCAGTCTCGCGCCAGACTTCTATGTCGAGATGAAGTGGGAGTTCACTAGCTGGG TGCCGCTAGTGTCCCGCATGTGTCCGTTCGACACGTACAAGGTGTACAAGCGCGGCGGGAACGTGCGCGTAGATACGACGCTCATCGGCTTCGAGAACAATCGCTGGCAGAGAGGCGACAGGACTTATATATTTAGGGGACAAG acGCGGGTCGCACAGCCAGCCTGATGGAGTTAGATCACGAGCTGGGCACGGTGTGGTGCGAGTACCTGGAGCCGCTAGAAGGCCTACGCGAGtggcccgcgccgccgccgcacgtGATCGACGCGAGACTGTCCGCGCCGCTCGCCATCAACTATCTCGATACTGATAAGATTAGTTTTGAGag AAACAAAAGCGGCATATGGGGTTGGCGCCAAGACAAGACGGAGTCAGTGAACGGGTACGAGTGCAAGGTGTTCAGCGCGAACAACGTGGAGCTGGTGTCCAAGACCCGCAGCGAGCACGTGCCCGCCTCGGCCCGGCGCCCGCCGTCCCGCGCCCCGCTGGCCGGCCTGCTGGCGCTCGCCGACTCCGACCAGCCCACCTCGCCGCTACTCACTCCTGATAGg GAAGACACGCCCCGTAGCAGCAGATCGCGCGAGGACTTATCCTCGTTCAACCCTGTGACGTGGGAGGAGTATTTCTCAGAAGAACCTCTAGAGAGGGACATCGGCCGGCCGAAGGAACTGGCCACCAAGGTGCAAAAGTTCAGGGCTACGTTGTGGCTCTGTGAAGATTATCCACTAGAA TTACAGGAACAAATAATGCCGATCCTAGATCTAATGGCGGCGATATCGTCTCCACACTTCGCCAAATTAAAGGATTTCATACAGATGCAGTTACCTGCAGGTTTCCCTGTTAAGATTG AAATCCCTCTCTTCCATGTACTAAACGCCCGCATCACATTCGGCAACATATTCGCGACGGAGACGCCGGTCCCTTACATCGGCAGCATCCAGGAGGGGTCGCGGCTGTCGTGCGTGGTGGACGACCTGTGCTTCGGCGTGGGGCGCGGCTACCGCTCGGCGGCGCCCGACGACAGGTTGTGCGCCGACGACGAGGAGGGCCTGCTGCAGTACGCCATACAGCAGAGCTTGATGGACGGCGCCACGCACGACGACCAA GTGGACGTATGGGAGGCGCTGCGGGGCGCGCGGCCGGCGAGCCCGCAGCCGCCGCGCGCCTCGCCCAACCAAATGCTCGCGCACGAGGAGAGACAGCTCCAGAG GTCGCCATTACGTTTTAAGTAG